Within Candidatus Anoxymicrobium japonicum, the genomic segment GTGGGCTCGGAAGCGGCCAACCAGGTCATCAAAATGGCTCTCGCCAAGGGCGGCGACGGCGCGATCAGGTTGGACGACGAGAAGTTTGCGGGCTCGGATCCCGTGGCTATTGCCCGCATACTGCACGCTGGCATCAAGGACCTGTCCTGCGACATCGTGATGACCGGATGCCTGGCCTCCGACGATGGCTACGGCGCGGTCGGCGTGGCGCTTGCCAGCATGATGGGCGTGCCTCACGCGGCGTACGTCAAGACAGTCGAAGTCGCAGGCGACGGCAATCTGAAGGTCGGACGGGAACTCGAGGGCGGCCTGCTCGAGATAGACGAGATCAACACGCCATGCGTGCTCACTATCCAGACCGGCGGTAACGAGCCACGCTACGCCTCTTTCAAAGGCATCCGCGAGGCTTCCAAAAAGGAAATCAAGGTCATGGACCTGGCGGCGACCGGCCTTTCCGAGGATCAGGTCGGCGAAGCGGGCTCGGTGGCGGTAATGGTACAGTACTCGATTCCAGAGGTCGGGGAACTCGCGGAGATTCTCGATGGCGACCCTGGCGAGACCGCGGGCAAGCTCGCCGGCATACTCAAGGAAAAGGGGCTGGTGTAAATGCATGAGATATTCGTACTGGCAGAGCACAGGCAGGGCGAGCTGCGTGACGTAACTTATGAGTTACTGACTCTCGCCGGCCGGCTTGGCGGCAAGGTCACGACGATCCTGCTTGGCAGCGGGATGGACGACTTCGCGGGCAAGCTCACG encodes:
- a CDS encoding electron transfer flavoprotein subunit beta produces the protein MNIAVCVKQVPDTSDPDTEVHIDSSGKGVDQSKFSFVINDADNFAVEEAVQLKEKNGGEVTVVNVGSEAANQVIKMALAKGGDGAIRLDDEKFAGSDPVAIARILHAGIKDLSCDIVMTGCLASDDGYGAVGVALASMMGVPHAAYVKTVEVAGDGNLKVGRELEGGLLEIDEINTPCVLTIQTGGNEPRYASFKGIREASKKEIKVMDLAATGLSEDQVGEAGSVAVMVQYSIPEVGELAEILDGDPGETAGKLAGILKEKGLV